From Triticum urartu cultivar G1812 chromosome 2, Tu2.1, whole genome shotgun sequence, a single genomic window includes:
- the LOC125538043 gene encoding callose synthase 12-like: protein MTRTTRRRVPAAASEPYNILPTHNLQAEHPSLRFPEVRAAVAALQGIGDLRPPPYSQSQGRTDEDLMDWLGAFFGFQRDNVRNQREHLVLLLANAQMRLSSSADTPDTLEPRVARSLRRKLLRNYTSWCGFLGRQTNVLVADGDLRADLLFTGLHLLVWGEAANLRFMPECLCYIYHRMALELHRILVDDVDDNGRSANPAVQGEDAFLARVVEPIYGVIRAEVESSCNGTAAHGAWRNYDDINEYFWRRDVFDRLGWPLDQSRQFFHTPPERSRVLKTGFVEVRSFWNIYRSFDRLWVMLVLYLQAAVIVAWDEDAATWPWQSLKAHREVQVHALSIFITWAGLRLLHTLLEIGTQFRWVTGDRDGRVVLKAFAAAGWVLTLSLLYKGIWDQRDIDQSWSPATDARIMGFLYAAAVFVLPAVLANLLFIFPCVRRYWYALEMTNWKICYPLSWWFHSRIYVGRGLRETGTFDNVKYSAFWILLLAVKFSFSYFLQIRPLVTPTKEIYSLSTAAYASWHEFFSQRNPFAVLLLWFPVVLIYLMDIQIWYVILSSLTGALMGLLLHLGEIRDMEQLRLRFQFFASAMSFNIMPEEQHEINGPSNFLSRPWVRSFLRRLRLRYGLFPYRSISLESNKVEERRFALIWNEIIAKFREEDIVSDVEVELLRLLPELSNVRVIRWPCFLLFNELSLALGQAKNFQGSSDLRLWSKICKNDCRRCAVIEVYDTTKYLLLEIIKDRRTDERAIVTELFHEFDSSMEREKFTVEYKMSVLQDIHANLVGLLSLLLEPNKDMSRIVNALQTLYDVVTRDFPTEEMIEVAARATTNHLFVDTVVLPRDEENGTTFYKQVRRMHTILTSRSKDHMIDVPKNLGARRRIAFFSNSLFMDMPRATKVEKMMAFSVLTPYYNEEVLYNKDQLYKENVDGISILYYLQQIYPDEWEFFIERMKREGMCHIEELYSEEQRLRDLRQWVSYRGQTLSRTVRGMMYYYEALEMLTFLESASEEELVAGSSTSRPSSSSSASSSRAPSRASSGVSSLFKGGECGAVFLKYTYVVACQIYGQQKARDDPHAVEILELMKKYEALRVAYVDEKRSNGNGGETEYFSVLVKYDQLLQQEVEIYRIKLPGPLKLGEGKPENQNHALIFTRGDAVQTIDMNQDNYFEEALKMRNLLEELNPRVRPSVRKTPKILGVREHVFTGSVSSLAWFMSAQETCFVTLSQRVLANLLKVRMHYGHPDVFDRLWFLGRGGISKASKVINLSEDIFAGFNCTLRRGNVTHHEYIQVGKGRDVGLNQISMFEAKVAGGNGEQTLSRDVYRLGQGLDFFRMLSFFYTTIGFYLNTMMVVLTVYAFVWGRFYLALSGLEDYISSNTSSIDNAALGAVLNQQFIVQLGLFTALPMIIESSLEHGFLTAVWDFIIMQLQFASVFYTFSMGTKTHYFGRTLLHGGAKYRPTGRGFVVEHRKFSDNYRLYARSHFMKAIELGVILSLYFSYSNVSGSTLVYILLTLSSWFLVCSWILAPFIFNPSGLDWQKNADDFEDFFNWIWFRGGILVKSEQSWERWWEEETDHLRTTGLWGSIIEIILDLRYFFFQYAIVYRLHIAGGSRSILVYVLSWVCIPMALVALVTITYFRDKYSAKKHIRYRLVQAVTVCASLAAIVVLLALTEFQFIDTFTCLLAFIPTGWGIISIALVFKPCLGKYGTVWKTVVDVARFYDIMCGLIVMAPIAILSWLPGLEEMQTRILFNEAFSRGLHISQMITRKKARGA, encoded by the coding sequence ATGACGCGCACCACCCGACGCCGCGTGCCGGCGGCGGCCAGCGAACCCTACAACATCCTGCCCACCCACAACCTCCAGGCCGAGCACCCGTCGCTCCGCTTCCCCGAGGTGAGGGCCGCCGTCGCCGCGCTCCAGGGGATAGGTGACCTCCGCCCACCACCCTATTCTCAGTCCCAGGGGCGCACTGACGAGGATCTGATGGACTGGCTCGGCGCCTTCTTCGGGTTCCAGCGGGACAACGTGCGGAACCAGCGGGAGCACCTGGTGCTCCTCCTGGCCAACGCGCAAATGCGGCTCTCCTCCTCCGCGGACACGCCCGACACACTCGAGCCCCGCGTCGCGCGCTCCCTTCGCCGGAAGCTCCTCCGCAACTACACCTCGTGGTGCGGATTTCTCGGCCGCCAGACCAACGTCTTGGTTGCTGACGGCGACCTCCGCGCCGACCTGCTCTTCACGGGGCTCCACCTCCTCGTATGGGGCGAGGCCGCCAACCTCCGCTTCATGCCGGAGTGCCTCTGCTACATCTACCACCGCATGGCGCTCGAGCTGCATCGAATCCTGGTGGACGACGTCGACGACAATGGCCGCTCTGCCAACCCCGCCGTGCAGGGCGAGGACGCCTTCCTCGCCCGCGTCGTTGAGCCCATTTACGGTGTCATCCGCGCCGAGGTCGAGTCCAGCTGCAACGGCACCGCGGCGCACGGTGCCTGGCGGAACTACGATGACATCAACGAGTACTTCTGGCGGCGCGACGTGTTCGACCGCCTGGGCTGGCCCTTGGACCAGTCGCGGCAGTTCTTCCACACGCCGCCCGAGCGCAGCCGCGTCCTCAAGACGGGCTTCGTGGAGGTGCGCTCGTTCTGGAACATTTACCGGAGCTTCGACAGGCTGTGGGTGATGCTGGTGCTCTACCTGCAGGCCGCGGTGATCGTGGCATGGGATGAGGATGCTGCGACGTGGCCGTGGCAAAGTCTCAAGGCGCACCGTGAGGTCCAGGTGCACGCGCTTTCCATTTTCATCACCTGGGCCGGGCTCCGCCTCCTGCATACGCTGCTGGAGATTGGCACGCAGTTTCGCTGGGTCACTGGGGACAGAGACGGTCGCGTGGTGCTCAAGGCCTTTGCGGCGGCCGGGTGGGTCCTCACATTATCCCTACTGTACAAGGGGATCTGGGACCAGAGGGACATTGATCAGAGCTGGTCGCCAGCGACTGATGCACGAATCATGGGGTTTTTGTATGCAGCCGCGGTGTTTGTGCTCCCTGCGGTCCTCGCCAACTTGCTCTTCATTTTCCCCTGTGTGCGGCGGTATTGGTATGCATTGGAGATGACAAACTGGAAAATCTGTTACCCTCTCAGCTGGTGGTTCCATAGCCGCATCTATGTTGGCCGTGGGCTAAGGGAGACTGGCACCTTTGACAATGTGAAATACTCAGCCTTCTGGATACTCCTGCTTGCTGTCAAGTTTTCCTTCAGCTACTTCCTCCAGATCAGACCACTTGTGACACCCACCAAAGAGATATACAGCCTTAGTACGGCCGCATATGCTTCTTGGCATGAGTTCTTTAGCCAGAGGAATCCATTTGCTGTGCTCTTACTGTGGTTCCCGGTGGTTTTGATCTACCTCATGGATATACAGATCTGGTATGTCATCCTATCTTCTCTGACTGGCGCGTTGATGGGGCTTTTGTTGCACTTGGGGGAGATCAGGGACATGGAACAGCTGCGACTTCGGTTTCAGTTCTTTGCAagtgccatgtcatttaacatcATGCCGGAGGAGCAGCATGAGATTAATGGGCCCAGCAATTTTCTCAGTCGGCCCTGGGTTCGGAGTTTCTTGCGCCGGTTGCGGTTACGGTATGGGCTATTCCCATACCGATCCATCTCCCTTGAGTCAAACAAGGTAGAGGAACGACGGTTTGCGCTGATTTGGAATGAGATAATCGCCAAGTTCCGGGAAGAGGACATTGTAAGTGATGTTGAGGTTGAGCTTCTTAGGTTGCTACCTGAGCTCAGTAATGTGCGCGTAATCCGCTGGCCATGTTTCTTGCTCTTCAACGAGTTGTCTCTCGCACTTGGTCAGGCAAAAAACTTCCAAGGATCTTCTGATCTCAGGCTCTGGAGCAAGATCTGCAAGAATGATTGTCGCCGGTGTGCGGTTATTGAGGTATATGATACCACAAAATACTTGCTGCTAGAGATCATCAAGGACAGACGAACCGATGAACGTGCCATCGTGACAGAGCTGTTCCATGAATTCGATAGCTCCATGGAAAGGGAGAAGTTCACAGTCGAGTATAAGATGTCCGTGCTGCAAGATATCCATGCAAACCTCGTAGGTCTACTAAGCCTACTTCTGGAGCCCAACAAGGACATGAGCAGGATTGTCAATGCGCTTCAGACTCTCTATGATGTTGTGACTCGTGACTTCCCGACCGAGGAAATGATCGAGGTGGCGGCACGCGCGACTACCAACCATCTTTTCGTAGACACCGTTGTGCTGCCGCGTGATGAGGAGAATGGCACCACCTTCTATAAGCAGGTGCGGCGCATGCACACCATCCTTACCTCAAGGTCAAAGGACCATATGATCGATGTCCCAAAGAACCTTGGAGCTCGCCGAAGGATTGCTTTCTTCAGCAATTCATTGTTCATGGACATGCCACGAGCAACCAAGGTGGAGAAGATGATGGCCTTCAGTGTCTTGACACCATATTACAATGAAGAGGTCTTGTACAACAAggaccagctctacaaggagaaCGTAGATGGCATCTCGATCTTGTACTATCTGCAGCAGATTTACCCGGATGAGTGGGAGTTCTTTATCGAGCGCATGAAGCGGGAGGGCATGTGTCATATCGAGGAGCTGTACAGCGAGGAGCAGAGGTTAAGGGATCTCCGGCAGTGGGTCTCATACAGGGGACAGACGCTATCCCGCACCGTGAGGGGGATGATGTATTACTATGAAGCTCTCGAGATGCTGACTTTTCTTGAATCCGCATCTGAAGAGGAATTGGTTGCTGGATCCAGCACGAGCAGGCCTTCTTCTTCAAGCAGCGCATCTTCTTCACGTGCACCGAGCAGAGCAAGCAGTGGCGTGAGCTCCTTGTTTAAAGGTGGCGAGTGTGGGGCTGTCTTTCTGAAATACACTTATGTGGTTGCATGCCAAATTTACGGTCAGCAGAAAGCTAGAGATGACCCCCATGCCGTTGAGATACTGGAGCTAATGAAGAAGTACGAGGCACTCCGTGTTGCGTACGTTGACGAGAAACGCTCCAACGGCAACGGTGGTGAAACGGAGTATTTCTCCGTCCTTGTGAAATACGATCAGCTGCTACAACAGGAGGTTGAGATCTACCGGATTAAGCTGCCCGGGCCGTTGAAGCTTGGCGAAGGCAAGCCAGAGAACCAGAACCATGCGCTCATCTTCACAAGGGGTGATGCGGTTCAAACCATTGACATGAACCAGGACAACTACTTTGAAGAAGCTCTCAAGATGAGAAACCTGCTCGAGGAGTTGAATCCACGAGTTCGTCCGTCGGTTCGCAAGACGCCAAAAATCCTTGGAGTTCGGGAGCATGTGTTCACCGGCTCTGTGTCTTCTCTTGCCTGGTTTATGTCTGCCCAAGAAACATGTTTCGTCACTCTGAGTCAGCGTGTCCTTGCTAATCTACTCAAGGTTAGGATGCATTATGGCCACCCGGATGTATTTGATCGTCTTTGGTTCTTGGGCCGAGGTGGCATTAGTAAAGCATCAAAAGTGATCAACCTCAGCGAAGATATATTTGCTGGATTTAACTGTACTCTGCGTCGGGGCAATGTCACACACCATGAATACATCCAGGTTGGTAAAGGAAGGGATGTGGGGCTCAATCAGATCTCCATGTTTGAAGCCAAGGTTGCTGGTGGCAATGGGGAGCAAACTCTAAGCAGAGATGTCTACAGACTGGGCCAAGGATTGGATTTCTTCCGGATGCTCTCTTTCTTTTACACAACTATTGGGTTTTATCTCAACACAATGATGGTTGTGCTAACCGTATATGCATTTGTGTGGGGCCGCTTTTATCTTGCACTTAGTGGGCTCGAAGACTATATCAGCAGCAACACTAGCTCTATTGATAATGCAGCTCTGGGGGCTGTGTTGAACCAGCAGTTTATCGTACAGCTTGGCCTGTTCACAGCATTGCCCATGATTATTGAGAGCTCACTTGAGCATGGTTTTCTGACCGCGGTGTGGGATTTCATAATAATGCAGTTGCAGTTTGCGTCTGTCTTCTACACCTTCTCCATGGGGACCAAGACACACTATTTTGGGCGGACACTTCTTCATGGAGGTGCAAAGTACCGTCCTACTGGCCGTGGTTTCGTGGTGGAGCACAGGAAATTTTCGGACAACTATAGGCTATACGCCCGTAGCCATTTCATGAAAGCAATAGAGCTTGGTGTGATATTGTCCCTTTATTTCTCTTATAGCAACGTCTCTGGGAGTACGTTGGTGTACATCCTGCTGACGCTTTCTAGTTGGTTTCTAGTATGCTCGTGGATTCTTGCCCCCTTCATTTTTAACCCATCGGGTTTGGACTGGCAGAAGAATGCCGATGATTTTGAGGATTTCTTCAACTGGATTTGGTTCCGGGGTGGAATTTTGGTCAAGTCCGAGCAAAGCTGGGAGAGGTGGTGGGAAGAGGAAACCGACCATCTCCGAACCACTGGCCTGTGGGGGAGCATCATTGAGATCATACTGGACCTCCGGTATTTCTTCTTCCAGTATGCTATTGTGTATCGGCTTCACATAGCCGGTGGGAGTAGAAGCATCCTTGTCTATGTTCTATCATGGGTATGCATACCGATGGCTCTTGTGGCTCTTGTCACGATTACCTACTTCAGAGACAAATATTCAGCAAAGAAGCACATCCGCTACCGGCTTGTCCAGGCTGTTACTGTTTGTGCCTCTTTGGCGGCTATAGTTGTGCTGCTTGCACTTACAGAGTTCCAGTTCATTGACACTTTCACCTGTCTCTTGGCTTTTATACCAACTGGCTGGGGGATCATATCCATTGCTCTGGTTTTCAAGCCGTGCCTGGGGAAGTATGGCACTGTTTGGAAAACCGTGGTTGATGTGGCACGTTTTTATGATATAATGTGCGGATTAATTGTGATGGCACCGATAGCTATCTTGTCATGGTTGCCCGGACTCGAGGAGATGCAAACAAGGATCCTGTTTAACGAAGCTTTCAGTAGGGGACTTCATATTTCCCAAATGATTACTCGCAAAAAAGCACGTGGAGCTTAA